The following DNA comes from Candidatus Alcyoniella australis.
ATCCGCCACGCGGTTTTCGACGGCGCCCAAGGCCGGATTCACCTGGTCAAGTCCGACCCGGGCTGTCTGCTCGGGCTCGATGCCCATACGCTGCAGTTGACGGGGCAGGCGAGAATCCCGGACAACGCGGGGCACATCGTTCTGGACGAGCAGGCGCGCCTGCTGTACATCGCACTGCCGCTGCAGGGCCAAATCCTGGTCATGGACGCGGACGACTATCGCACGCTCGAACACGTCCGCGCGTTTCCCGGGGTGCGCGTGCTGTTGATCGACAGGCCCGGCGACCGGCTGTTCTGCGCGGGCATGTCGCCACTGTTGGAGATTCGGCGCCTGAGCGACCTGAGCCTGATCGATCGGCTGGAGATACCCCCTTGGTCGCGCTGGATGGCCCTGGATCAGGCGGGCAACAAGCTGTTCCTCACCTCGTTCTCGTACGGCCTGGTTACAGTCGACCTCAACGTGGTGGCCCAGGGCTCGCCGCGCAGAACGCTCCTGAGACACGATCCCTTCTACTCGGCCTGCACCGTGCCGACCGGCCTGGTCCTGCGCCTGATCGGCCTGCAATGATCCGACGGCCAAGGCGGCCTCAAGCTCGAAAGCGCCTAAACACACAACGGGACCGCCCGGATAGGGGCGGTCCCGCAATGCCTGCCAATGATTATTTCAGAGGGAAAGCCATCGCATGTTCAAGAAATATGTTATTATAAAATTAGACGTATCGCATTATAATTAGGGAGGTGCCTAGTTAAAAAGGGCAAATCAATCGAATTCCATAAATGAAGACAAAGGAGAAAGAAGTGAAAAAAATAGTGCTATTTTTAGTCGTGATATCTTTGAGTTGTCTTTGTAGCACTTGTAAGCAGAAATCTTCCAATGAAACCGTGGTTCCGGCACAGAAAATGGTCCAAAACGAGTATCGCCAAGACGACATCGAAAATCTTGCTTCAGGGGCTGAAGTAGAAACAATTGAAAGCAATTCAGGTATATCTGAAGAATTACAGGAAGTTTCAGAAAACAAAAATTCTAGCCAAGATGCTATAGAAGCTGCTAGTAAAGAGAAGGATATTTTTGCAGCAGCACTGAATAATGATTTGCTGGCAGTAAAAGGGTTTCTTTTAAATGGCGTAAGTCCCAACAGAAAAGAGCCATCTGGTGGTTGCGTGTTGATGGTTGCAGCACAAGAAGGGAATTTAGATATAGTCAAATTACTAGTTGAAAAAGGAGCGGTCGTTGATTGTAAAGACAATACAGGGTGGACTCCCCTCGGTCAGGCGGCTAGCGGGGGTCATTTAGATGTATGCAAATATTTAGTAGAAAACGGGGCAAACGTAAATGCAAAGGACAAAACGGGTTGGACGGTACTTCACGCTGCGGCTATAAATGGACAACTGGAGCCAACAAAGTTTCTTATCGAGAACGGTGCAAGGACTAATGTCAAGGCAGGCAACGGCTGGAGTCCACTTGATGCTTGTAGGTCGCCAATGGGGCAAACAAAACCTCAATGGCACGAAGTAGTGAAAATTCTTCAGGAACACGGAGGAAGTTAAAGTATTTTCCGGAGACGGCATATAGAAATCGAAATTTATTATTATATTAATACAATAGCCAGATACCGACAAATTCAGCCCGCGCACCAAGATTCTTCGTCTG
Coding sequences within:
- a CDS encoding ankyrin repeat domain-containing protein produces the protein MKTKEKEVKKIVLFLVVISLSCLCSTCKQKSSNETVVPAQKMVQNEYRQDDIENLASGAEVETIESNSGISEELQEVSENKNSSQDAIEAASKEKDIFAAALNNDLLAVKGFLLNGVSPNRKEPSGGCVLMVAAQEGNLDIVKLLVEKGAVVDCKDNTGWTPLGQAASGGHLDVCKYLVENGANVNAKDKTGWTVLHAAAINGQLEPTKFLIENGARTNVKAGNGWSPLDACRSPMGQTKPQWHEVVKILQEHGGS